The genomic window TTGCTGACATCACTGCATAGATTAGGACAGCGCCGGCCGCTGCATCTTTCGCCTGTTTTGCCAACGGATGAAAATCATCTGTTACAAGATCGACAATACGTTCGATCGCTGTATTAAGAAGTTCGAGAGAGAGCATTCCGCCAATCGCCACAATCACTGCAACCCATTCTAGAGCGGACAGTGAAAAAATGAATCCGGCAATGATAACGCCTACAGCAATAACGAGATGGATTTTCAAATTCCTTTCATTCTTTATTGCCGAAACAATGCCTTCATAAGCAAAGACAAATGACCGCAATAGACTACTGAAAAAGAACTTAAGATTACCGTTTGAGCCCAAACTCATCCAATATTTTCCTTTGCCTAGAAAACATTTCTTTTTCTTGTTCCTCGGTTTCATGATCATATCCCAAGAGATGGAGAAATCCGTGTACAGATAAAAAACCGAGTTCCCGCATGAACGAATGTCCATATTCCTCTGCCTGCTCTCTTGCCTTTGGTACAGAAATAATGATATCCCCGAGCACTCTTGGTAAACTTGCTCCAATAAGCTCCACTTCTCCTTCACCCAATTCCTCCATGGCAAAAGAGATGACATCTGTCGGTCTGTCCTTATCCCGATATTCCCGATTTATCTCCTGGATTCGTTCATTTGAAACGAAGGTTACCGACAGTTCACAGTCCTCTTCCAATTGTTCACTTTTTGCAGCAAAAAGCAATAATTCTTCAATACGAAGTATTTCCTGTTCTGTTATGCTGTTTGTTTCATCAATAGTGTCAATAATTAACCTCATGCTTGTTTCACCTTCTGTTTTGTCGTTTCAGGATACTCGATCCTGGAGTGAAAAATCCCTTTTAATGTTTCACACAAAGAGTGTGCTACTGTTTCAAGTTCCTTTAACGTAATGTCACACTCATTCAGCTGACCATCCTGCAGGCGGTCAGAAATGATATTGCGAACGATGGACTCGATCTGTTCATTTGTCGGGTGCGTCATCGATCTTACTGCTGCTTCAACACTATCAGCAATTCCAATAACGGCAGCTTCCTTCGTCTGGGCTTTTGGACCAGGGTAACGAAATTCTTCCTCGTTCACTTCTAAACCATTTTGCTTTGCTTTGTGATAAAAAAATTTCAATAAAGTTGTACCGTGATGCTGTTCTGCTATATCTATGATTTCCTTCGGTATCCGATGCTTTCTTAATGTCTCAGCGCCGTCCGTGGAATGAGCAATAATAATATTTTTGCTTGTATGAGGCGGCAATCGGTCATGCGGGTTTTCAATATTCATCTGGTTCTCAATGAAAAATTGCGGCCGTTTCGTTTTGCCTATATCATGATAATAGCAACCAACTCTGGCAAGCAAACCGTTAGCTCCAATTGCTTCACATGCCGATTCGGCCAGATTCGCGACCATCAAACTATGATGATACGTACCCGGGGCTTCGGTTAAAATTTTTCGAAGCAGCGGATGATTAGGGTTCGACAATTCAATTAATTTCATCGTCGACAATATTCCAAACCCTGCTTCAAAAAACGGAATCAGTCCTATTGTCAATACAGCAGATGAGATCCCGGAAACTAGAGCCGCAATAAAGTAGAAGCTGAATTCCAGTCCTGAATAATGACCGTTTCTTAAAAACATTAATGACAAGATAATAACAATATTTACCGCAGCTGCAAACAGCCCGGCTTGCAGGATTTTTGAGCGGTGGTTATGCTTGCTTAAAAATAGAATTCCTGCAATGCCGCTGCATAAAATATAAATGCCAATGGAAATATGAAGTGATCCGGTAATTCCCTCATTAAAAATAATACTTCCGCAAATGGCCATAGTAATCGTCATAAACACGGCCAATCTTTCGTCAATTAATATTTTTATAAGCATAGATGCCATCGCTGCAGGAAATAAATAGCCTATTTCCGAATATTCAAACTCCTGGAACAAGCTGATGATTTTCATTATAATAATGGACAACATAAAAATCAGGCTAAGCATGAGCAGATATGTTCGTTTTCTAACAGTTTCAACATCAAGCTCATGAAAATAATAGTAGAGCGCAGACAAAATAACAGTAATAATAATGGCCAGGCCAAGGAAGGGCTGGATCGATTTATCATTATCGAGCATGCCGACAAGCTCAAGTTGCCGGTAAATATCCCGATTTATCAATTGCCCTTCTTCAACTATAATTTGCCCTTGGAGAATCTTTACAGGTTCTATATCTTCGATCGCTTGGCGCCGAAGTTCCTCGGTGGCAATCGGATCATAAAACTCGTTCTGAATAATGGCATATCTCCCCAGCTCTATGGCTGCACTTTTAATATTCCCTGAAAGACTCGTAAATTTTAATTCTTCTTCCAAGCGTTTTTTTGCATTTTCGACCTCATCTGCCGGTATCCTCTGGCTCATGACGTTATTAATTGCAGTTACTGTTAAATCCTTGGCAATGGATAATTCGTCTTTCGATGCCTGTAATAGCGATATAAACACTTGATCTGATAAATCTTTTGTAACACTTTCGGTCAGTTTTTCTTTTAACCTCGCCAACTTTTCTGAAGTGCCCGGCTCCGAAACGGCCTCCAGTTTTTCTCCTTTTTTCACCGCTTCTTCATATTCTTTTTTCTTCTTGTCCATTTCCTCTTTAATTTCCCCGTTTAATTCCGATACAGAATCAAAAATCGAAGAGATTAAATCAACCCTGTTTTCAGCATATTCTTTTTTTAGAGTATAAACATCCTGCACTTGATCGCTGGCTTCTCTGCGCTTCTTTTCTGTGCTTTCTTTGTCCTCAATCGTTATGGGCGACCGGATTGTTTGTTCTGCAACTGAAAAAAGCTTGATATCAAGTTTTTCCGGTTTGACATTGCTGTACATTGACGCATATAGAACAATTCCCAAAATAACAAATAAAAGCACTCTGAAAAAAGTAATATCCAACAAATTTCTTATTCTTGCCAACTGTTGCTGGAGTTTTTGCATCTCTCTCCCTCCTATCAAGGCGAGAAAATTGTCTGCCAGATAAGCAAACAAAAAAGTATGAATCTAATTATGTAAAATGATAACAGTTTTTTCGCTAACTTTCATCCTCAAAAATAGCCGTCCGGCATTCCGAACGGCTATTTATTCTCTGACTTTTCATATGCTTCAATAATTTTTCCAACGAGGGGATGACGAACAACGTCACTTTGTTCCAAATGGATAAAAGCAATTCCTCTCACATTTTGTAAAATTTCTTCAGCAACAATTAATCCAGATTTTACGCCTCTTGGCAGATCAACTTGTGATTTATCGCCGGTAATGACCATTTTTGATCCGAACCCCAATCGAGTTAGAAACATTTTCATTTGCGCTTGAGTCGTATTTTGCGCTTCGTCTAGAATGACAAAAGCGTCTTCCAGCGTTCTTCCCCTCATATAGGCAAGCGGAGCGATTTCAATTGTTCCCCTTTCAATCAGCCGCAGGGTATGTTCAACACCCAATATATCATGCAGGGCATCATACAACGGGCGCAAATATGGATCAACTTTTTCTTTTAAATCTCCCGGCAAAAATCCAAGATTCTCGCCTGCTTCTACTGCAGGCCGAGTGAGAATAATCCTTTTCACATTGCCGCTTTTCAGTGCATTGACTGCCATCACAACTGCCAAATATGTTTTTCCGGTTCCGGCAGGACCAATCCCAAATACTAAATCATGCTTTCTTATGGCAGTAATATATTGACTTTGACCGAGTGTTTTCACCCGGATCGACTTTCCTTTTGCATTTTTCGTAATTTCTTCTTCATATAAATCTTCAAAATAATCAAGTGTTCCTCTTTGTCCCAATTGCAGAGCATACATCACATCTCTTTGACTAACGGTAATTCCTCTTCGAATAACGGTTACTAATTTTTCGAGAATCTCGCTAACCATTTCCACTTTTTCGGTATCACCCGAAACAAATACTGTTTCCCCGCGAGTTACAATTGAAACATCAAGCTCTTGTTCAATTATTTTCAGATTCATGTCGGAGTTCCCAAACAAAGCAATTGCTTCATTTGGATTTTGTAATTGGATATCGATTGTTTTCAACTCTTCTGCCATTCTCAATCTCCTTGGATAATTGGTTGTCCTTGTGCAATGTTTTCTATAATTTGAAAGTGGATTACTAAATTTACTTTACCATTCTCTATAGATTGGTGCAAAATTTTTTCGCCTTTAATGACTGCATCTTCAGGGAGACTGTTTTTAAGGTCGTTCCTCGCCGCAATCATTGCCATCCTAATTGCATCCTCATTTGAATAAATTCTAGTTACCTTTTCACTTTCTCGAATTGTTTCAGTTTCAATTGATAAAGGCAGTGTCCATTTTAAAAACCGAAACTTTTTTTCGCGCCGATCTTTTTCATACTCTGGATATTCCGGTTTTTTAAAGCCCCATACATGAAGTCGCAAGCTCCCTATTTTTAAATAGTATTTCCTATTCTCGTTTCCGTTAAATACTTGGAAAGTACTTTTAAGGGGTAGTTCTACCTCCGACTTGTACCATGTTTCTCCTAAAATTTCACCTTTAGCTGCAACGTTGACTGTTTGCCCTTCTTTTCCATACGTTCCGGAAACAAGCAGCTGTCCGGGCAGTACATGGTCATGGACTTTGACGATCGGAACTCCTTTTTCAACAAACATGTCCACAATAACAGCCTTTTTTTTCGCTACTAAATGTCTTGGACTTAAATATTCAGGTTTTTCCGGTTCATTTTTTTCTACAATTTGGAAATGAAAGGTTGTCCCTTTTAATTCCACGCCAACCCATGTAATCGCCTGAACCTTATTCGTTAATTCACGCTGGATTGATTCTACATCATCCAAAAGTAATTGAAGTTTGCCA from Bacillus methanolicus includes these protein-coding regions:
- a CDS encoding HD family phosphohydrolase, giving the protein MQKLQQQLARIRNLLDITFFRVLLFVILGIVLYASMYSNVKPEKLDIKLFSVAEQTIRSPITIEDKESTEKKRREASDQVQDVYTLKKEYAENRVDLISSIFDSVSELNGEIKEEMDKKKKEYEEAVKKGEKLEAVSEPGTSEKLARLKEKLTESVTKDLSDQVFISLLQASKDELSIAKDLTVTAINNVMSQRIPADEVENAKKRLEEELKFTSLSGNIKSAAIELGRYAIIQNEFYDPIATEELRRQAIEDIEPVKILQGQIIVEEGQLINRDIYRQLELVGMLDNDKSIQPFLGLAIIITVILSALYYYFHELDVETVRKRTYLLMLSLIFMLSIIIMKIISLFQEFEYSEIGYLFPAAMASMLIKILIDERLAVFMTITMAICGSIIFNEGITGSLHISIGIYILCSGIAGILFLSKHNHRSKILQAGLFAAAVNIVIILSLMFLRNGHYSGLEFSFYFIAALVSGISSAVLTIGLIPFFEAGFGILSTMKLIELSNPNHPLLRKILTEAPGTYHHSLMVANLAESACEAIGANGLLARVGCYYHDIGKTKRPQFFIENQMNIENPHDRLPPHTSKNIIIAHSTDGAETLRKHRIPKEIIDIAEQHHGTTLLKFFYHKAKQNGLEVNEEEFRYPGPKAQTKEAAVIGIADSVEAAVRSMTHPTNEQIESIVRNIISDRLQDGQLNECDITLKELETVAHSLCETLKGIFHSRIEYPETTKQKVKQA
- the yqfD gene encoding sporulation protein YqfD, with the protein product MKNHWMMFYFGIITVKATGIGIERFINHLTKSGILIWNVKRHGTAALTFKMRLPDVNKLRVAARKSECKIEFLHGGGLPFLLKRLWKNSGFIIGIIMFFTLILYLSNTIWGIEIKGASPATEHQIRKELNKMGIKVGKLQLLLDDVESIQRELTNKVQAITWVGVELKGTTFHFQIVEKNEPEKPEYLSPRHLVAKKKAVIVDMFVEKGVPIVKVHDHVLPGQLLVSGTYGKEGQTVNVAAKGEILGETWYKSEVELPLKSTFQVFNGNENRKYYLKIGSLRLHVWGFKKPEYPEYEKDRREKKFRFLKWTLPLSIETETIRESEKVTRIYSNEDAIRMAMIAARNDLKNSLPEDAVIKGEKILHQSIENGKVNLVIHFQIIENIAQGQPIIQGD
- a CDS encoding PhoH family protein, translated to MAEELKTIDIQLQNPNEAIALFGNSDMNLKIIEQELDVSIVTRGETVFVSGDTEKVEMVSEILEKLVTVIRRGITVSQRDVMYALQLGQRGTLDYFEDLYEEEITKNAKGKSIRVKTLGQSQYITAIRKHDLVFGIGPAGTGKTYLAVVMAVNALKSGNVKRIILTRPAVEAGENLGFLPGDLKEKVDPYLRPLYDALHDILGVEHTLRLIERGTIEIAPLAYMRGRTLEDAFVILDEAQNTTQAQMKMFLTRLGFGSKMVITGDKSQVDLPRGVKSGLIVAEEILQNVRGIAFIHLEQSDVVRHPLVGKIIEAYEKSENK
- the ybeY gene encoding rRNA maturation RNase YbeY, yielding MRLIIDTIDETNSITEQEILRIEELLLFAAKSEQLEEDCELSVTFVSNERIQEINREYRDKDRPTDVISFAMEELGEGEVELIGASLPRVLGDIIISVPKAREQAEEYGHSFMRELGFLSVHGFLHLLGYDHETEEQEKEMFSRQRKILDEFGLKR
- a CDS encoding diacylglycerol kinase family protein; the protein is MSLGSNGNLKFFFSSLLRSFVFAYEGIVSAIKNERNLKIHLVIAVGVIIAGFIFSLSALEWVAVIVAIGGMLSLELLNTAIERIVDLVTDDFHPLAKQAKDAAAGAVLIYAVMSAIIGLIVFVPKILNFL